A region from the Candidatus Desulfatibia profunda genome encodes:
- a CDS encoding BrxE family protein, whose amino-acid sequence MARTDLKEIVKLRVCVGFLGESQQCAWWQSSFFSPMSSAYLSPVFGKTSFSAQYYGIKEAATRVHDEHIGIGKGVFHLFRLHEMHEIELHRLLEDKEIIGDAGSIVSGRGSAERFLKEYAIDPGKAEVGPVRVGDNSDIA is encoded by the coding sequence ATGGCTCGAACAGATCTTAAAGAAATTGTTAAGCTAAGGGTATGTGTCGGCTTTCTTGGAGAATCACAACAGTGTGCCTGGTGGCAGAGCTCTTTTTTTTCTCCAATGAGCAGCGCCTATCTTTCGCCGGTTTTTGGTAAAACATCTTTTTCAGCGCAATATTACGGTATTAAGGAAGCAGCAACGCGAGTTCATGATGAGCACATTGGTATCGGAAAAGGTGTATTTCATCTTTTTAGGCTGCATGAAATGCATGAAATTGAATTGCATAGACTTTTAGAAGATAAGGAAATAATCGGAGACGCGGGCTCAATAGTGAGTGGAAGGGGTTCAGCAGAAAGATTTCTTAAAGAATATGCCATCGATCCTGGCAAAGCAGAGGTTGGTCCGGTTCGAGTCGGTGATAATTCCGACATTGCCAG